The following coding sequences are from one Treponema bryantii window:
- the tmk gene encoding dTMP kinase — protein sequence MILKNFIVFEGIDGAGTSTQIKKLVERGNSSCEGRFVATAEPTTGETGRFLRRMLGGEFSVDEKTNAYLFAADRCEHIFGKDGVKELCDSGKIVVSDRYFFSSMAYQSVSCGDELPKLLNSTFPLPEILFYFEINPEISLGRVNARGESKEIYETIEKQKAIAAQYEKVISEYEKTAGETGMKIIRINAADTIENISEEIWKYINK from the coding sequence ATGATATTAAAGAATTTTATTGTTTTTGAAGGAATTGACGGGGCTGGCACCTCGACTCAGATAAAAAAGCTTGTAGAACGCGGAAATAGTAGTTGTGAAGGTCGTTTTGTTGCCACAGCAGAACCAACTACAGGCGAAACCGGCCGTTTTTTACGCCGTATGCTTGGCGGTGAGTTCAGTGTTGATGAAAAAACAAACGCTTACCTGTTTGCCGCAGACCGCTGTGAACATATTTTCGGTAAAGACGGCGTAAAAGAACTCTGTGACAGCGGCAAAATTGTCGTAAGCGACAGATATTTTTTCTCAAGCATGGCATATCAGTCGGTTTCATGTGGGGATGAGTTACCAAAACTTTTGAATTCAACTTTTCCATTACCGGAAATCCTATTTTACTTTGAAATAAATCCTGAAATCTCGCTGGGACGTGTAAATGCACGTGGCGAAAGTAAAGAAATCTACGAAACTATAGAAAAACAGAAAGCTATTGCAGCACAGTATGAAAAAGTGATTTCTGAATATGAAAAAACTGCCGGCGAAACTGGAATGAAAATAATTCGTATAAACGCCGCAGATACAATTGAAAATATATCTGAAGAAATTTGGAAATATATAAATAAATAA
- a CDS encoding 3-dehydroquinate synthase family protein yields the protein MSQNSFKISYPALHAGTNKSLIKFISGTPDLAALFFEGEEAQETRRRFFVTDATVASLECMQSFISKFDDGVCGKDCLLILGSGEPYKTIESVLNIVRAAFDANFTRKDIFIGIGGGVICDLTAFAASIYKRGTSVQFVPTTLLAMVDASIGGKTGCDFENYKNIIGTFFPATKLFYFPEFVQYLPENQYNSGLAEAFKTALLFDKELYDMFKNDADKINSRDSKTLEKIIHKCVKAKGSIVEQDFTEQGIRAYLNLGHTFGHALETVAGLGSITHGAAVAWGIGRAVELAYKKEYCMQAFRDEVFGILKAYKWYTESVPSFVKGGGFSERLITIMRTDKKNLSEKIRLIICKAVTEIQIEEVDEKLIASVLKA from the coding sequence ATGAGTCAAAACAGTTTTAAAATTTCTTATCCAGCCCTTCATGCAGGCACAAACAAATCTCTTATCAAATTCATTTCTGGAACTCCAGATTTAGCAGCACTCTTTTTCGAAGGCGAAGAAGCACAGGAAACACGCCGCCGCTTTTTTGTAACTGATGCCACAGTTGCAAGTCTTGAGTGCATGCAGTCTTTTATTTCTAAATTTGATGATGGCGTTTGCGGCAAAGACTGTCTCTTAATTCTTGGCTCAGGTGAACCATATAAAACAATTGAAAGTGTATTGAATATTGTACGCGCAGCTTTTGATGCTAATTTTACACGAAAGGATATTTTCATCGGTATCGGTGGCGGTGTAATCTGTGATTTAACAGCTTTTGCTGCATCAATCTACAAACGCGGAACTTCCGTTCAGTTTGTTCCTACTACCCTTCTTGCTATGGTAGATGCATCAATCGGTGGTAAGACTGGCTGTGATTTTGAAAATTACAAAAACATAATCGGAACATTCTTCCCAGCGACAAAACTTTTCTACTTCCCGGAGTTTGTTCAGTATCTCCCAGAAAATCAGTATAACTCAGGTCTTGCAGAAGCATTTAAAACTGCTCTTCTTTTTGACAAAGAACTTTATGATATGTTTAAGAATGATGCTGATAAAATCAATTCACGAGACAGCAAAACACTTGAGAAAATCATTCATAAATGCGTAAAGGCAAAAGGAAGTATTGTTGAACAGGATTTTACAGAACAGGGAATCCGTGCATATCTCAATCTTGGACATACTTTTGGTCACGCTCTGGAAACTGTTGCCGGTCTTGGCTCAATTACTCATGGAGCGGCTGTTGCCTGGGGAATCGGCCGAGCTGTTGAACTTGCTTATAAAAAAGAATACTGCATGCAGGCATTCCGTGATGAAGTTTTTGGAATTCTCAAAGCGTATAAATGGTACACAGAGTCCGTACCATCATTTGTAAAAGGTGGTGGCTTTAGTGAACGTCTTATTACAATTATGCGCACAGACAAGAAAAACCTTTCAGAAAAAATCAGATTGATTATCTGCAAGGCAGTTACAGAAATTCAGATTGAAGAAGTTGATGAAAAACTTATAGCTTCTGTTTTGAAGGCTTAA
- a CDS encoding cysteine desulfurase family protein has product MDKEHYFDWAATSPADEDILRESLEETLQFWGNPSSTHEVGKKAREVLDAARSRAAKALGVKPETVYFTSGGTESDQIPLLSVLTKPMKGTVLVSSIEHPAIREQSEALKNCGWKVVQIPADSDGIIQPETVAGLITSDTVLICIMAVNNETGVIQPIYEIADAITKACEGKRRPKFHVDCVQAAGKINLNLSYKGIDSAALSSHKICGPRGIGILYMKDACEPFLRGGGQEKGIRSGTENVFGAVAFSKCLERYYNKAKASDADRTNTFIEKLAALPGCTVVPPSRLEKKELFSPYVVQAAFKNIPGNVMLRALDSKGFSISTGSACSAKKNKRPVLEAMHVDAKLRENAVRFSFGPHTTDKAVEDLLAVVAEINGQFNR; this is encoded by the coding sequence ATGGACAAAGAACATTATTTTGACTGGGCTGCAACAAGCCCTGCGGATGAAGATATTTTAAGAGAATCTCTTGAAGAAACTTTACAGTTCTGGGGAAACCCTTCCAGTACTCACGAGGTTGGAAAAAAAGCCCGTGAAGTTTTAGACGCTGCACGTAGCCGTGCCGCAAAAGCACTTGGAGTAAAACCAGAAACAGTTTATTTTACTTCAGGCGGAACAGAAAGCGATCAGATTCCCCTTCTTTCAGTTTTAACAAAACCAATGAAAGGAACTGTGCTTGTAAGTTCAATCGAGCATCCTGCAATCCGTGAACAATCAGAAGCTTTAAAAAACTGCGGCTGGAAAGTTGTTCAGATTCCAGCTGACTCTGATGGTATCATCCAGCCGGAAACCGTAGCAGGACTTATCACAAGCGATACAGTTCTTATCTGCATTATGGCAGTAAACAACGAAACTGGTGTTATCCAGCCGATTTACGAAATTGCAGATGCAATCACAAAAGCCTGCGAAGGAAAACGACGTCCAAAGTTCCATGTAGACTGCGTTCAGGCAGCAGGCAAAATCAACCTGAATCTTTCATACAAAGGAATAGACAGTGCAGCCCTGAGCTCACATAAAATCTGCGGCCCACGCGGTATCGGCATTCTTTATATGAAGGATGCCTGTGAACCGTTCTTACGTGGCGGCGGTCAGGAAAAAGGAATTCGAAGCGGAACAGAAAATGTTTTTGGTGCAGTAGCTTTTTCAAAATGTCTTGAGCGATATTACAACAAGGCAAAAGCATCTGATGCAGATCGCACAAACACCTTCATTGAAAAGCTTGCAGCTCTTCCCGGTTGTACCGTTGTTCCTCCAAGCCGCTTAGAAAAGAAGGAGTTGTTCTCTCCTTATGTTGTACAGGCAGCCTTCAAAAATATTCCAGGCAACGTAATGCTCCGTGCCCTCGACTCAAAAGGTTTTTCAATAAGCACCGGCAGCGCCTGCTCAGCAAAGAAAAACAAGCGTCCTGTCCTCGAAGCAATGCACGTAGATGCTAAGCTCCGTGAGAATGCAGTCCGTTTCAGTTTTGGTCCGCATACTACAGACAAGGCTGTGGAAGATTTATTGGCAGTTGTTGCAGAAATTAACGGTCAATTTAACCGCTAG